From the Desulfonatronum thiosulfatophilum genome, one window contains:
- a CDS encoding tetratricopeptide repeat protein encodes MSTELIKARSALSGIGTLLKQEKVLPAVLALHDALGLITRTPLIKSERAEFERSVETSVYKLNNDPNLRKVYPILLSYTPGAESELQGMLRELLGELQESAVADARKLLAERERQKQEGLAKGRQMVIEGQIEQATHLFEKMIKYYHDDMELKVDIGELFLETGHVEKAFDYLITTLGHKPESVHILNRIGMGLRKLRKYTEAEECFQQALKMSDDDERLFFNLGRVHIDSCQWDKAAEAASKALSINPGLEHAQKMRDFALRKKES; translated from the coding sequence ATGTCCACGGAACTGATCAAGGCCCGCTCCGCGCTCTCGGGGATCGGCACCCTCCTCAAACAGGAGAAAGTGTTGCCCGCTGTTCTGGCCTTGCACGACGCCCTGGGTCTCATCACCCGTACGCCTCTGATCAAGAGTGAGCGCGCCGAATTTGAACGTTCCGTGGAAACCTCCGTTTACAAGCTCAACAACGACCCAAACCTGCGCAAGGTGTATCCGATCCTGTTAAGTTACACTCCCGGGGCTGAATCCGAACTGCAGGGAATGCTTCGGGAACTGTTGGGCGAGCTTCAGGAAAGTGCCGTGGCCGACGCCCGGAAACTTTTGGCCGAGCGTGAACGCCAGAAACAGGAAGGGCTGGCCAAAGGCCGGCAGATGGTCATCGAGGGCCAAATCGAACAGGCAACGCACCTGTTTGAAAAGATGATAAAATATTATCACGACGACATGGAACTGAAGGTCGACATTGGTGAGCTCTTCCTCGAAACCGGACATGTCGAAAAGGCTTTTGACTACCTGATCACCACATTGGGGCATAAACCCGAATCGGTGCACATCTTGAACCGTATCGGCATGGGCCTGCGCAAACTTCGCAAATACACGGAAGCAGAGGAATGCTTTCAACAAGCCTTGAAGATGTCTGATGACGACGAACGGCTTTTTTTCAATCTCGGTCGCGTCCATATCGACTCCTGCCAATGGGACAAGGCGGCTGAAGCGGCTTCCAAAGCCTTGAGCATCAATCCTGGATTGGAACATGCCCAGAAAATGCGGGATTTCGCGTTGCGCAAAAAAGAATCCTGA